CATTTTCGTTTCATGTTAAAttcttgcttattttttttctttttgtttcagttttgtccgtagttaatctttttttttatcatttttcgattctgttgcattttttttcgtttttctcgtttgtgtcttttttctcatttttttccttattttttaactcattttgGTATAAGTTGTGCCTCATTTATGGTCTATTTTATCTTACTTttgtatcttaatttttttttgtttatttattgtcTCATTGACtaactttttttgttacatttaacCGTTTTTGTCTAAATTTCCCTCATCTTATCTATTTTCAGTGTTTTTCgtactttttattttctttttatataaaaaaaataaaactagaaaaagatttgaatttgagacaaaaatgagaaaaatatgaaaaaaaaaactaattcaatattttgacgGAAGTTTACAATATGCGCAGGAAGAAAATCATGGCCTATTTCGCTGTACTGGCTTCTGACAAGCAAAATATATAATCCGAAGTTTTCACCGACGATTGCCCGTCAGAATGAGAAAcggtttgggtttttttttcttaatgttgCTTCCAGAAAGTTGAAATTGTAGATAACTCGAAGCATTGGAATCAAGCGAAATGTTCTTTATTTTGGTAGAGATAAGTGATATTACTATCATATGAATTGGAGGATAAGAGATATTTatcttaaaaagaaatttttttttctgaatattatTGTGAAaagagaagaaggaaaaaaagaaaagaggtCGTGCAGTTTGTGGAAATACTATCAAGAGTAAGCAAAATCGTGAACAGtgaggcaaggttgccgaaaaaaattctgtgtttttgtgaTAAAACAATCTGACTATCTGTGATTCTACCCAGAAATTCCGTGACGGATTTCCttaattgtcacaattgtcaattgcattgatttcattaaaaagtcaTTAGAAATCGtgtctctttcaaattttacttgagaaaaattttgaacaataacaacattatcatgatttttcaacacaaatttaggaatctaaaaaaaaaaattgacataaaagataagaattttaaaaatatgtaaatatgtgaatattttcaagattctgtGTTttatgacacagattctgtgataaaaatttgctcaaaattctgtgaagttatagatttttctttgatttcggcaaccttgctgtgAGGGTAGGCAAAATCGTTGGAAgggaggtaatttttttttgatacaaGTTACGAGGCCTActtaatttccttttttatgtACAATAATGGTAagatggaaaaatggaaaaaggataaaatagaaaaaggaTAAAATACTGAgttaagaaaatgttttgaatattgcATTTTTATAGATAAGAATTATGAATCACCTGATCTAATAAATGcaagaaagaaaataaatataaatctgCGGGTAAATCCGtacctttttgtcttttttcactTTGAATATATTTCTATAATATCTTATTTCTATGTCACTGTTAAATCACtatttgttcttttttgtcTCTGTTTTCTGATTCTTTCCActttttttgtctcattttgtgtgatttgtgCTAAGTTTCGTaaacttttggttttgttttttttttatgaagagatcAAACACcgtaattaatttttgttactaaatttatcggtgaaaagtgatgtcctttttagtaagaacatatTAGGCTTaagaaattttatagacggGTAGAAAGTAAGAAGGAATATaatatggtgaaaatgagcaggtagaatttattagaagcatcatcatcacataccaaatttttgtttggcACTACGACTACTATGAAGTGAAATAGAATGGCACCACCATCACACATTAGTGGCTaagcgtggttcgccccacaagAGGAAACTGACAGTGCGAAcgatcattttgttttttttttcatttttttataagttttatttttatttttgactcataattgttccattttttaattgacttttgtttcaatattgtctcatttattgtattttttctcACAATTTCTTCTTTGTCATGTTATctccttttttccatttttatattgcaaactttatttgtatcagtgccatttttagatttttttttgactattttgtgacttatgttgattttttttgtgtatttagTATTTAGATTAAGTCTTCTTCTATATAagattattgtgtcatttaaaATGAAGCCAttcttttctatattttataAGCCTTTatggttgtttatttttttgttaattacttttgaaaactcaagcaACTCATTAGTGTTTATTTAAAGATTAATCATAGCCAAGTTAATTTCAAAGCATCAAAAAGCAATTTTATTCCCCGTCATCAGCATCGACCTTGTCTGCCCATTTTCCTGATATCTCAGGTACAGTTCCTCAATCAAATCTTCAATCATGCCGGACATCTGCAGCAAATGATTCTTCATGGCGTCCATCTTTTCCTCTTGCTCGGTCAACTTCCGCTGCAGCAACTCAATCTGAGCGTCCTGCTCCTGGCTAACCTCAATCAGCTTGACCTTCATCATATCGTTCATAAAGTCCATTTCCTTTCGCAGCTTCCGGATGTCCCACTGGGATTTTAGTGTTACGAAGTTCACATAACTATCGTCACAACAGATGTCATAAACGGACGACCGATTGGTCGGACAAGGCAATTGGTCTGTTTGGTAGCTGATAGAACGATTTTGAAGGTGAGGATATAGTTTGGAGAGGGCTCTGCAGTTCCAAATATTACCGGAAAAGCTCAAGGTGGTTAAACTTGGGAAGGAAAGTTCAAAGTCACTACCCTCAAGGAAAAGCATCCGATTGTTGGCGATGTTCAGGTACTTGAGATTTGTAAGATTCCAACTGTTAAAGTCCAAATCTGTGATGTGGTTGTTGTTCAGgtgaagaaattttaatttttgcaaccgAAAAGCGGAATCCAGCGATCTTATTCGGTTGTTGCTCAAGTCCAGTGTTTGCAGTTGAGATAGGTTAGTGAAAATTTCGAGGCTTACGAATCCAATCTGATTGAAGGATAGATTCAAATGTTGCAGTCCAAGAAATTCTTTCACATTCGGAACTCGATCAAACAGATTGTGGGATAGCTCCAGGACCAGTAGATTGAGGTTTTCagcatttggcgttttttcaaTGCGCTTTAACTTATTCCAACTGGCGTTCAGGTGAATGAGTTGTGGTCCAACAAAAAGTTGCTCAACTCCAGCCTTGTTTATGGTGAGATTAGTTGTTTCCTCCAGCTGACCATAGATGGGTTCTCCAAAGTTTGGAATATTTCCTTCCAGGAAGTGTACCGATTGTTGCGCTTCCGGCAGTTCGACGTCGTAGATTTTGTCCGGTGAAGAAAGTTTCACTCCTCTCAGGAGACACACGTCATCATCGGCAGGTACCGCACACTCGAAAATTTCTTGAGATTTTGTGCACTTTCCAGCCAACagaatcaaaaatctaaaacataGAATATTTAAAGCATTTCTATTCCTCCACTGAATTGTACTTTTCAACTCACGAAAGAAACCAAAACTGATGCGCCATTTTAGGAAGAAAGTAAACTTAGTACTGCGAGAAGTTTGATAAGGATTCAGTAGAAAGTAGAAATCGCTACACAACATTCAGATTGAGGTCAGTGATTGGCACATCACAACTACAAATCCTATTCCAGAATACTATCATTGATCAATCATCGAGTGAATTAATAACGGATCATGTTCGATGCTGGCGTAACATAACGAAATGACTCAAGTGTTTTTATGTGATGCTCAATAAGAAGCTTCAAGTGAAATGAAATTTCTCACCTTAAATCAAAACGTTAAATattggcgattttttttaattttaaaatacaaatttcataGCTTTGAAACCAGTCATAGAATAACTAAATGTATCcacgtaaaaaataaaaaatttctccagAAAAAAGGTATGCAGCAGATTTGTTTTTTGTGTAGATGTGTCTCAATAACAGCATCCTATTACAAACTTTCTCACCTTAAAAAGGCAAAATTAAAAAGCAACATTTCGGTGAATATCACTATCCTGGggatgcaaaaaaaacaaaggcgTCCACAAAAACAGCCCTGAACTGAAACCAGCCAATGAAAATACGAACTTTGGGTGGGTTGCGGGCCAAAAGTGTCCTACATGTTTGTTGCGGTTCGTGTCCTGGGGTTTTCGCGAAAAGTTGTTtgcctcgaaaaaaaaatcccattgaacactgtttttttatttatttcaattcagttcgctgttattttttgtttttttttggttgtcgatttttttaatccttttggaggtttttttttcagacacaCCCGTAGAAGAGTCGAATGACAGATTTGTCACATTTGTAACCAACCCGCGCCGCGCCTCTGATGGGATTCAGGTGTCGAATTTTATTGGatcgatgaatttttttttgcgaatggGGCTATCACCCGAAAGGATGGATTACAATCGTCGGGTGAGCGGATTTTGCGATGCATTTGATGATTGTTAGTCCTGAGTTTTGTAAATTGGCTAACAACTGGTCATCATGAATAAATTCAgttcatttgattttattttaaatttgtgtcatttatatATCTtgagtcatttttattattttaacatgAAACAAGAgagcaatttttaaaatatttataaactaTTATggaattttaaggatttttcttaacgtatcaatttttaattctgtcaaccatcatttttgtcatttttgtgtcctaAATGTATATTTTCTgtatcatttttgagtcatttttgtggtatttttgagccatttttgtGGTGTTTTAACGTAGTTTATGTAATTATagtcatatttataatttttgaattattttttttttagtttttgtgtcaattttgcattatttttgtgtcaattgtgtcaatttgtgacatttttgtcattttttgcactTTTGTGTCATAGTCGTGTCATTTTAATGTCACtgtcgtgtcatttttgtgacatttttgtttcatttctgagtcaattttatgttatttttgtagttttaataatatttgtaatttttgtaatttttgcgatttctgtaatttttggatttttggaattttcgaaatttttgtaatttttgtaattattgtaatttttcaaatttgtgtgtgtaatgtttgtaatttttgtaaatttagtaatttttgtagtttttgtaattttttttgttgtgtttttggtaatttttgtaatttttgaaacttttgtgagttttgtcattattgtaatttttgtaacttttgtaatttttgttatctttgtagtttaagtgtcattttttttcattttaggcactttggcatttttgtgtcatttttgtaaaatgtcgttatcatttttgtgtcattttagtgccctttttgaatcatttttgtgtgattaatgtgttatttttgtggtattttagagccatttttgtgtcgtttttgtgtagTTTATGTAATTactgtcatatttgtaattactgttttttttttcatttttgtattttttgtgtcaattttgcatcatttttttgtcaaatttgtgtcaatttgtaatatttttgccaatatttgcacttttggcattattttgtcGCTGTCGTGTGATTTTTGAGTCACTgtcgtgttatttttgtgtaatttttttgacatttttgtttcatttctgagtcaattttatgtaatttttgtaatttttgtattttttgtaatttttgttattttagaaattttatgaatttttgtatttttttatttttgtaatttttgtaatcttttcaatatttgtaatttttaaaatttttgtcaatttttatttcaaaatttttgttatttttgtagtttttgtgtgatttttgtcaattttgttgattgtgtctattttgtcaattttgtcaattttgtcaattttgtcaattttgtcaattttgtcaattttgtcaattttgttgattttgtcaatattgtcaattttgtcaattttgtcaattttgtcaattttgtcaattttgtcaattttgtcaattttgtcaattttgtcaattttgtcaattttgtca
This sequence is a window from Uranotaenia lowii strain MFRU-FL chromosome 3, ASM2978415v1, whole genome shotgun sequence. Protein-coding genes within it:
- the LOC129756348 gene encoding toll-like receptor Tollo, producing the protein MAHQFWFLSFLILLAGKCTKSQEIFECAVPADDDVCLLRGVKLSSPDKIYDVELPEAQQSVHFLEGNIPNFGEPIYGQLEETTNLTINKAGVEQLFVGPQLIHLNASWNKLKRIEKTPNAENLNLLVLELSHNLFDRVPNVKEFLGLQHLNLSFNQIGFVSLEIFTNLSQLQTLDLSNNRIRSLDSAFRLQKLKFLHLNNNHITDLDFNSWNLTNLKYLNIANNRMLFLEGSDFELSFPSLTTLSFSGNIWNCRALSKLYPHLQNRSISYQTDQLPCPTNRSSVYDICCDDSYVNFVTLKSQWDIRKLRKEMDFMNDMMKVKLIEVSQEQDAQIELLQRKLTEQEEKMDAMKNHLLQMSGMIEDLIEELYLRYQENGQTRSMLMTGNKIAF